One Candidatus Endomicrobium procryptotermitis genomic region harbors:
- the rfbF gene encoding glucose-1-phosphate cytidylyltransferase, translating into MKVVILAGGYGTRISEESYLKPKPMIEIGEIPILCHIMKYYSSFGFNEFIICCGHKGYIIKEYFSNYFLHNCDITFDFSKNNEITVHNNVAEPWKVTLVDTGIDTMTGGRIKRIKNYVAGESFMLTYGDGLCDLDLKALIEFHNINKKIATITAIHPLGRFGSLEIGKNSLISGFNEKSNDGAGWINGGFMVLEPEIFDYIDGDSTVFERDPLETLAKENELIAYKHDGFWQCMDTQRDKILLENLWNSKQAPWKIW; encoded by the coding sequence ATGAAAGTCGTCATTCTTGCAGGTGGATACGGAACAAGAATCAGCGAAGAAAGTTATCTGAAGCCAAAACCTATGATTGAAATAGGCGAGATTCCTATTCTTTGTCATATAATGAAATATTACTCTTCTTTTGGGTTTAACGAGTTTATAATATGCTGCGGGCATAAAGGCTATATTATAAAGGAATATTTCTCTAATTATTTTCTTCACAATTGCGATATAACTTTTGATTTTTCAAAAAACAATGAAATAACCGTGCACAATAATGTCGCCGAACCTTGGAAAGTGACTCTTGTAGATACGGGAATTGACACTATGACCGGCGGAAGAATAAAAAGGATAAAAAATTATGTAGCCGGAGAAAGTTTTATGCTTACCTACGGAGACGGGCTTTGCGATTTGGATTTAAAAGCTTTAATTGAGTTTCACAATATCAACAAAAAAATTGCCACGATTACAGCAATACATCCTCTAGGTAGGTTTGGTTCTTTGGAGATAGGCAAAAACAGTTTAATATCTGGTTTTAATGAAAAATCAAATGACGGAGCCGGCTGGATTAACGGCGGTTTTATGGTTTTAGAACCTGAGATTTTTGATTATATAGATGGAGATTCAACTGTTTTTGAAAGAGATCCGCTTGAAACGCTTGCAAAAGAAAACGAGCTTATAGCTTATAAACATGACGGTTTCTGGCAGTGTATGGACACGCAAAGAGACAAAATCCTGCTTGAAAATCTGTGGAATTCCAAACAAGCTCCTTGGAAAATTTGGTAA
- a CDS encoding N-acetyltransferase, producing MKIRPAKVSDVQQMHKIVEFYADNKEMLHRSLNSIYENIQEYVVVENGEGKVIACGALHVTWEDLAEIKALAVSEKYKGQGLGRKIVYKLQKNAEYLGIRKVFALSFKPEFFIKLGYKVIPKETLPQKIWSECINCHLFPDCGEVPLLITLSNLEVFKSRNKLIK from the coding sequence ATGAAAATTCGACCGGCAAAAGTTTCAGATGTTCAACAAATGCATAAAATTGTAGAATTTTATGCTGACAATAAAGAAATGCTGCACAGGTCGTTGAACTCTATATATGAAAATATTCAGGAATATGTCGTAGTGGAGAATGGAGAAGGAAAAGTAATCGCCTGTGGAGCTTTACATGTTACATGGGAAGATCTTGCAGAAATAAAAGCATTGGCAGTTTCAGAAAAATATAAAGGGCAGGGACTCGGCAGGAAAATTGTTTATAAATTGCAAAAAAACGCGGAATATCTCGGTATAAGAAAAGTTTTTGCGCTGAGTTTTAAACCAGAATTTTTTATAAAGCTGGGTTATAAAGTTATACCCAAAGAAACACTTCCTCAAAAAATTTGGAGTGAATGCATAAACTGCCATTTATTCCCGGACTGTGGCGAAGTTCCTCTTCTTATAACTCTCTCAAACTTAGAAGTATTTAAAAGCCGCAATAAATTGATAAAATAA
- a CDS encoding sigma-70 family RNA polymerase sigma factor: MKYLSDSELVAFFKQGKDEAFEEIVMRYQTTLYTYILSIIKNAEVSNDILQDVFIRVFKKLNKYSEENKLKNWLFTLTRNITMDYFRKNSTKLVPLEAKGDKEFSIIDTLSANDSHPLDIAIRNDNACKVNRALSKLNADERELIALKDSMTFQEIAQMQNRPIGTLLSKFNRALKKLKTILMQCESEVCNEYM; this comes from the coding sequence ATGAAATATTTAAGCGATTCCGAACTTGTGGCATTTTTTAAGCAGGGAAAAGATGAAGCGTTTGAAGAAATCGTAATGCGCTACCAGACAACACTCTACACTTACATTTTGTCGATAATTAAAAACGCCGAAGTCTCAAACGACATCCTTCAGGACGTTTTTATCAGAGTTTTTAAAAAGCTCAACAAGTACAGCGAGGAAAATAAATTGAAGAACTGGCTTTTTACTTTAACCAGAAACATAACAATGGACTATTTCAGAAAAAACAGCACAAAACTTGTACCGCTTGAAGCAAAAGGCGACAAAGAGTTTTCTATCATAGATACATTGTCCGCCAACGATTCTCATCCGCTTGACATAGCGATAAGAAACGATAATGCGTGTAAAGTCAACAGAGCTTTAAGCAAATTAAACGCAGATGAAAGAGAACTTATAGCCTTAAAAGATTCCATGACATTTCAGGAGATAGCGCAAATGCAGAATAGACCTATAGGGACTCTTTTGTCAAAATTTAACAGGGCTTTAAAAAAGCTTAAAACAATACTAATGCAGTGCGAATCGGAGGTGTGTAATGAATATATGTGA
- a CDS encoding 3-methyl-2-oxobutanoate dehydrogenase subunit VorB, whose product MKKLIKGNIALCEGALAAGLHAYFGYPITPQNEIPAYMSRKMVELGKVFVQAESELAAANMVLGAAVTGVRAMTSSSSPGISLKQEAISYMAGMQLPSLIVNVQRGGPGLGNISGSQSDYFQAVKGGGHGDYRIIVLAPNSAQEMYETAYDAFDLAEKYRTPVMILADGITGQMMEPVEFNKLEKKYFEEKDWHLTGCKDRNPRSIQSLLMKDGVLEQHNINLQQKYNTIAENEIKYETYKTEDAEIVITAYGISSRIAKSAVKIARKEGLKAGLFRPKTLWPFPSKEISFLSDSGTKFLSVELSHGQMIEDVKLAVNGKTQVEFLGKAGGGIVTEREIVEKIKEMIL is encoded by the coding sequence ATGAAAAAATTAATTAAAGGGAATATTGCATTGTGCGAAGGCGCTTTGGCTGCGGGACTACACGCTTATTTTGGATATCCCATAACGCCTCAAAACGAAATTCCAGCTTATATGTCGCGCAAAATGGTTGAGCTTGGCAAAGTTTTTGTTCAGGCCGAATCAGAGCTTGCCGCTGCAAACATGGTTTTGGGAGCAGCCGTAACCGGAGTACGCGCGATGACATCTTCATCTTCGCCGGGAATATCGCTTAAACAAGAAGCAATTTCATATATGGCAGGAATGCAGTTACCGTCTTTAATCGTAAATGTTCAGAGAGGCGGGCCAGGTCTCGGAAATATTTCGGGTTCACAATCGGACTATTTTCAAGCAGTTAAAGGAGGAGGACATGGAGATTACAGAATTATAGTTTTGGCTCCAAATTCTGCTCAGGAAATGTATGAAACTGCTTATGACGCTTTTGATTTGGCCGAAAAATATAGAACGCCCGTTATGATTCTTGCAGACGGTATCACCGGACAAATGATGGAACCTGTGGAGTTTAATAAGCTGGAAAAGAAATATTTTGAAGAAAAAGATTGGCATTTGACAGGCTGCAAAGATAGAAATCCGCGTTCGATACAATCGCTGCTGATGAAAGACGGAGTGTTGGAACAGCACAATATTAATCTTCAGCAAAAATATAACACTATAGCAGAAAACGAAATTAAGTATGAAACGTATAAAACCGAAGATGCCGAAATAGTAATAACAGCTTATGGAATTTCTTCAAGAATAGCAAAGTCTGCCGTAAAAATTGCGAGAAAAGAAGGTTTAAAAGCTGGACTTTTCAGACCAAAAACTTTATGGCCTTTTCCGTCAAAAGAAATATCTTTTTTGTCCGATTCTGGAACAAAATTTTTGTCAGTAGAATTAAGCCATGGACAGATGATAGAAGACGTAAAACTTGCAGTAAATGGAAAAACGCAGGTAGAATTTTTGGGAAAAGCCGGTGGCGGAATCGTAACCGAACGGGAAATAGTTGAAAAAATTAAAGAGATGATACTATAA
- a CDS encoding EcoRV family type II restriction endonuclease: protein MEKETNFQTSLLKHIDDFRSVLETSNGDWTVKGFIDVFKNIYTISIDTKVISKIIELMLFPALERFAKDNSFIMEFSKEQNHYPDITFITKDKEKIALDLKSSYRTKTGGVSGFTLGAFTGYFRDRKSNKNITYPYDNYTKHYILGVIYSKNIEKIDERKVYNLNNFEKIKSVVKKFDFIVQEKYRIAADRPGSGNTKNISSCNKIADLKNGNGVFSQLGVKIFDDYWINYMTKEMAKTAELSRPPYSNIKQYLNYRNIKNV, encoded by the coding sequence ATGGAAAAAGAGACTAATTTTCAAACTTCTTTATTAAAGCATATAGACGATTTTCGTTCTGTTTTGGAAACTTCAAATGGCGATTGGACTGTTAAAGGTTTTATTGATGTATTTAAAAATATATATACGATTTCCATTGATACTAAAGTTATATCAAAAATTATTGAACTAATGCTTTTCCCAGCGTTAGAAAGATTTGCAAAAGACAATTCTTTTATTATGGAGTTTAGCAAGGAGCAAAATCATTACCCTGATATAACGTTTATAACAAAGGATAAAGAAAAAATAGCGCTTGATTTAAAAAGTTCTTATAGAACTAAAACAGGCGGAGTTTCAGGTTTTACTTTAGGAGCTTTTACTGGTTATTTTAGAGATAGAAAATCAAATAAAAATATAACGTATCCTTATGACAATTATACCAAACACTATATATTAGGCGTTATATATTCTAAAAACATTGAAAAAATTGACGAAAGAAAAGTATATAATCTAAATAATTTTGAAAAAATAAAATCCGTTGTAAAAAAGTTTGATTTTATTGTCCAAGAAAAATATAGGATAGCGGCGGATAGACCCGGCAGCGGAAATACAAAAAATATCAGTTCTTGTAATAAAATTGCAGATTTAAAAAATGGAAATGGAGTATTTTCACAGTTGGGAGTTAAGATTTTTGACGATTATTGGATAAACTATATGACAAAAGAAATGGCAAAAACCGCAGAATTATCAAGACCGCCGTATTCAAATATAAAGCAGTATTTAAATTATAGGAATATAAAAAATGTATGA
- a CDS encoding 4Fe-4S binding protein: MSTIKINSEKCKGCSLCIKACPKQCISFSKQFNKTGYHWAVLEKENCCIGCGFCYMVCPDVCIEVYK; encoded by the coding sequence ATGTCGACAATTAAAATTAATTCGGAAAAATGCAAAGGGTGTAGTTTGTGCATAAAAGCCTGCCCAAAGCAATGTATATCTTTTTCAAAGCAGTTCAACAAAACCGGTTATCATTGGGCTGTTTTGGAAAAAGAGAATTGTTGTATAGGCTGTGGCTTTTGTTATATGGTATGCCCTGATGTATGCATAGAAGTTTATAAATAG
- a CDS encoding dCMP deaminase family protein has protein sequence MTTENKQFIRPSWDEYFMKLAWLVAERSTCLRHHVGAVIARDKRILTTGYNGAAAGTKDCIELGCLRNELKIPSGQRHEICRAIHAEQNAIIQGGFHGISIKGSTLYCTHTPCVLCAKMAVNAGIKRVVSCVEYPDPSFKKLFAEVEIEYSSLKVTNLSISQKL, from the coding sequence ATGACTACAGAAAATAAACAGTTTATAAGGCCAAGTTGGGACGAATATTTTATGAAACTCGCATGGCTTGTTGCCGAAAGGTCAACCTGTTTAAGACACCATGTCGGGGCAGTTATCGCAAGAGATAAAAGAATACTTACCACAGGCTATAATGGCGCCGCCGCAGGGACAAAAGACTGCATTGAACTTGGCTGTCTCAGGAACGAACTTAAAATTCCTTCAGGGCAGAGACATGAAATATGCAGAGCAATACATGCCGAACAAAATGCCATAATACAGGGCGGGTTTCACGGTATAAGTATAAAAGGTTCTACTCTTTACTGCACACATACGCCGTGTGTGCTATGTGCAAAGATGGCTGTAAACGCGGGCATAAAAAGAGTTGTATCTTGTGTGGAATATCCGGATCCTTCATTTAAAAAACTATTTGCCGAAGTGGAAATAGAATACTCATCACTAAAAGTTACAAATCTTTCAATCTCACAAAAACTTTGA
- a CDS encoding zf-HC2 domain-containing protein, with amino-acid sequence MNICDKIPFYLYNEMDEREKREFENHLPNCRECRNCIKAFSMVKDSMQLTSAPLQTINAIFEKTTRRKKFSFVNISKMWKITVAFAAGLIVGICTLSLKDFAQKNGDIYYYADTSIEEIESIDYYLDEMENYFMV; translated from the coding sequence ATGAATATATGTGATAAAATTCCTTTTTACCTGTACAATGAGATGGATGAACGGGAGAAGAGAGAGTTTGAAAATCATCTCCCAAACTGTCGGGAATGCAGAAATTGTATAAAAGCTTTTTCAATGGTAAAGGATTCAATGCAGCTTACAAGCGCTCCGCTGCAGACAATAAATGCTATTTTTGAAAAGACAACCCGCAGAAAAAAATTCTCTTTCGTCAACATTTCAAAAATGTGGAAAATTACCGTAGCTTTTGCGGCAGGACTTATTGTAGGAATATGCACATTATCTTTGAAAGATTTTGCTCAGAAAAACGGCGATATCTACTATTATGCAGACACTTCCATCGAAGAGATAGAAAGCATTGACTACTATTTGGATGAGATGGAAAATTATTTCATGGTATAG
- a CDS encoding DNA adenine methylase, whose translation MYDNVSITVNQCGLFDNLAIAQRGVFPSTRYQGSKNKLVKWIDYCTKDLSFETVIDVFGGTGCIGHMFKNRRKQVFYNDILKFNYYIGLALIENSKIILEEDDINFILTKQDVVKYPSFIENTFKDIYFTDAENQWLDFVITNINSVKNKYKRALAHYAVFQACIIKRPYNLFHRKNLYIRNAEVKRSFGNKVTWDASFDYYFRKFAKQANKAVFENKRQNRALNFDVFDLNIKADMVYIDTPYISQKGVGIDYLDFYHFLEGITDYNSWDKKIEKKSKHKKFKSIENVWNNKDKIEESFDKLFEKFQNSILVISYRNDGIPSIEKLVELLSKYKKNIDVKQSDYKYVLSGRASKEILIIAQ comes from the coding sequence ATGTATGACAACGTTTCTATCACCGTTAATCAATGCGGATTATTTGATAATTTAGCAATTGCGCAAAGAGGTGTGTTCCCGTCTACCAGATATCAAGGCAGTAAGAATAAGCTTGTCAAATGGATAGATTATTGCACTAAAGATTTATCTTTTGAAACTGTCATAGATGTTTTTGGAGGAACGGGTTGTATAGGACATATGTTTAAAAATAGGCGTAAGCAGGTTTTTTATAACGATATATTGAAATTTAATTATTATATAGGGCTTGCTTTAATAGAAAACTCAAAAATCATATTAGAAGAAGACGATATAAATTTTATTTTGACAAAGCAAGATGTCGTAAAATATCCATCTTTTATAGAGAATACTTTCAAAGATATTTATTTCACGGATGCTGAAAATCAATGGCTTGATTTTGTCATAACAAATATAAATTCGGTAAAAAATAAGTATAAACGCGCTTTGGCGCATTACGCCGTGTTTCAAGCCTGTATAATAAAAAGACCTTATAACTTATTCCATAGAAAAAATTTGTACATAAGAAATGCAGAAGTCAAAAGAAGTTTCGGAAACAAAGTCACGTGGGACGCTTCGTTTGATTATTATTTTAGAAAATTTGCCAAACAGGCAAATAAAGCCGTTTTTGAAAATAAACGTCAAAACAGGGCTTTAAATTTTGACGTTTTTGATTTAAATATAAAAGCCGATATGGTTTATATAGACACTCCTTATATTTCTCAAAAAGGCGTAGGAATAGATTATTTAGATTTTTATCATTTTTTAGAAGGGATTACAGATTATAATTCTTGGGATAAAAAAATTGAAAAAAAATCAAAACATAAAAAATTTAAATCTATCGAAAATGTTTGGAACAATAAAGATAAAATTGAAGAGTCGTTTGATAAACTATTTGAAAAATTTCAAAATTCAATCCTCGTTATTTCATACAGAAACGATGGTATTCCGTCGATTGAAAAATTAGTGGAACTGTTGTCAAAATATAAAAAGAATATAGACGTCAAACAATCTGATTATAAATATGTATTGAGCGGGAGGGCTTCAAAAGAAATTTTGATAATCGCTCAATAA
- the purF gene encoding amidophosphoribosyltransferase encodes MCGIIGVENNENAAVLVSAGLLTLQHRGEESAGITVGGNDNMRTFRSMGLVSRIFNEDTLAKLQGSAAIGHVRYTTSAKSTLINAQPFQISCMHGNISVAHNGNITNFTKIKHILLKKGAIFSHTSDTEIFLHLLAMSKGSLSNIVAQSMKKLEGAFSLVILKDKTLIGARDADGFRPLVLGKFENSYIIASESAAIEVMGGSYVREIEPGEIVVIEDGRIKRSFFYKKPKKRNTCIFEQVYFSRPDSIMFSKSVKEARIKMGECLAAQMKGIKADIVMPVPDTGYFAAQGFSRASNILFETGFVRNHYVGRSFIKPSQNLRDLTAKLKLRPIKEVVNGKEIILIDDSIVRGTTSRRIIGTLRAAGAKKIHFALSCPPIIGPCYYGIDTPMKEHLIAAQKSVEDIRKYLNVDTLTFLSLKNLVNSCRAEDLKPDTFCTACFTDKYPTKISKLTYKEGC; translated from the coding sequence ATGTGCGGAATTATTGGCGTTGAAAACAATGAGAATGCGGCTGTTTTGGTTTCTGCAGGGCTTTTGACTTTACAACACAGAGGCGAGGAATCGGCAGGCATAACCGTCGGTGGAAATGACAATATGAGAACATTTCGTTCTATGGGGCTTGTATCGAGAATCTTTAATGAAGACACGCTTGCGAAACTTCAAGGCAGTGCGGCAATAGGGCATGTGCGTTATACGACTTCCGCAAAAAGCACGCTTATAAATGCACAGCCCTTCCAGATAAGCTGTATGCATGGAAACATCTCGGTAGCACATAATGGAAATATTACGAATTTTACAAAAATTAAACATATTCTTTTAAAGAAGGGGGCGATTTTCAGCCATACCTCGGATACTGAAATTTTCCTGCATCTGCTTGCTATGTCAAAAGGAAGCTTGTCAAATATAGTCGCGCAATCTATGAAAAAACTTGAAGGTGCTTTTTCTCTGGTTATATTGAAAGACAAGACTCTTATAGGAGCACGCGATGCGGATGGTTTCAGACCTCTTGTGCTTGGAAAATTTGAAAATTCATATATCATAGCTTCCGAAAGCGCGGCGATAGAAGTTATGGGTGGAAGCTATGTGAGGGAGATAGAGCCGGGCGAAATAGTAGTTATAGAAGACGGCAGAATAAAACGTTCATTCTTTTATAAAAAACCTAAAAAAAGGAATACCTGTATTTTCGAACAGGTTTATTTTTCGAGACCTGACAGTATAATGTTTTCAAAATCTGTCAAAGAAGCGAGAATAAAAATGGGCGAATGTCTTGCAGCACAAATGAAAGGGATAAAAGCGGATATAGTTATGCCCGTACCGGATACCGGCTATTTTGCGGCTCAGGGTTTTTCAAGAGCTTCGAATATACTGTTTGAAACGGGTTTCGTGCGAAATCATTATGTAGGCCGTTCATTTATAAAACCATCGCAGAATTTAAGAGATTTGACAGCCAAACTTAAATTGCGTCCGATAAAAGAAGTCGTAAACGGAAAAGAAATAATTCTCATTGACGATTCGATAGTAAGAGGTACAACATCAAGAAGAATAATAGGAACACTCAGGGCTGCTGGAGCCAAAAAAATACATTTTGCTCTTTCTTGCCCGCCTATTATCGGCCCGTGCTATTACGGCATAGACACTCCGATGAAAGAACATTTGATTGCAGCTCAAAAGTCCGTCGAAGATATAAGAAAATATTTAAACGTAGACACTCTGACATTTTTAAGTCTTAAAAATTTGGTAAATTCGTGTCGCGCGGAAGATTTGAAGCCTGACACTTTTTGCACGGCGTGTTTTACCGATAAATATCCCACAAAAATTTCAAAATTAACATATAAGGAAGGATGTTAA
- a CDS encoding CTP synthase — translation MTKYIFITGGVVSSLGKGISGASIGKLLQLHGFKVNMIKFDPYINVDPGTMNPYQHGEVFVTVDGAESDLDLGTYERFLDVFTSKANTNTSGDIYQTVIDRERRGDYDGATVQVIPHITDEIKKRFSALKNECDITIIEIGGTVGDIEGLPFMEAARQFQLENKKEDVFSIHVTLVPYIAGAHELKTKPTQHSVNKLREIGISPDMIICRTEHHLDKSLKRKISLFCNVPEDCVVDAMDSPSIYYIPEALYRQKVDSLIIEKLNLKPKKKFNKSWFNKIKKLGKIKNKVKIAVVGKYADLKDAYKSIDESLNIAAADLNAAACTDYLGAEDKYLLKKLKNYDAILVPGGFGNRGIEGKIKAITYARENKVPFFGICLGMQCSVIEISRNMAGMKGANSTEFNESTKYPVIKIIDEQKNIKYRGGTMRLGNYRSDIIKGTLAHKIYKKTSVDERHRHRYEMNPEFVKTLENSGLTVSAYHKNILPEIVEIKNHPFFIGVQFHPEFGSRPMKAHPLFIGFVQAALKRQRVVEK, via the coding sequence ATGACAAAGTATATCTTCATTACCGGTGGTGTGGTCAGTTCTTTGGGAAAAGGAATTTCGGGTGCAAGCATAGGAAAACTGCTTCAGCTTCACGGTTTTAAAGTCAATATGATAAAATTTGATCCTTATATAAACGTCGATCCGGGAACAATGAACCCCTATCAACACGGGGAAGTTTTTGTTACTGTAGATGGAGCGGAATCCGATTTGGATTTGGGAACTTACGAAAGATTTTTAGATGTTTTTACCAGCAAAGCCAATACAAATACCTCAGGAGATATTTATCAAACGGTTATAGACCGCGAAAGGAGAGGAGATTATGACGGGGCCACAGTTCAGGTTATTCCGCATATAACCGATGAAATAAAAAAGCGTTTCAGTGCTTTGAAAAACGAATGTGATATAACGATAATAGAAATCGGTGGTACAGTCGGCGATATAGAAGGGTTGCCTTTTATGGAAGCAGCAAGGCAGTTTCAGCTTGAAAATAAAAAAGAGGATGTTTTTAGCATACATGTAACACTTGTTCCTTACATAGCAGGTGCACACGAGCTTAAAACGAAGCCCACACAGCATTCGGTAAATAAACTGCGCGAAATCGGTATTTCTCCGGATATGATAATATGCAGAACTGAACATCATCTCGATAAATCGCTGAAAAGAAAAATTTCTCTTTTCTGCAATGTTCCCGAAGACTGTGTTGTCGATGCTATGGACAGTCCGTCAATTTATTACATTCCAGAAGCTCTCTACAGGCAGAAAGTGGATTCTCTTATAATAGAAAAATTAAACCTAAAGCCAAAAAAGAAATTTAATAAAAGTTGGTTTAACAAAATCAAAAAGCTCGGCAAAATCAAAAATAAAGTAAAAATAGCCGTTGTAGGCAAATATGCAGATTTAAAAGACGCGTATAAATCCATTGACGAATCCCTCAATATTGCAGCAGCTGATCTTAATGCCGCAGCCTGTACGGATTATCTCGGGGCAGAAGATAAATATTTGCTTAAAAAGCTTAAAAACTATGATGCCATTTTGGTTCCGGGAGGATTTGGCAACAGGGGCATTGAAGGAAAAATTAAAGCCATAACGTATGCAAGAGAAAACAAAGTTCCATTTTTTGGAATTTGTCTGGGAATGCAGTGCAGTGTTATAGAAATATCAAGAAATATGGCCGGCATGAAAGGAGCGAACTCAACTGAATTTAATGAGAGTACCAAATATCCGGTGATAAAAATTATTGACGAACAAAAAAATATTAAGTACAGAGGCGGAACAATGAGGCTTGGCAATTATAGGTCAGATATAATAAAAGGAACTCTTGCCCATAAAATTTATAAGAAAACTTCGGTTGACGAAAGACACAGGCACAGATATGAAATGAATCCGGAGTTTGTAAAAACTCTTGAAAATTCTGGATTGACGGTAAGCGCATATCATAAAAATATTCTCCCTGAAATAGTCGAAATAAAAAATCACCCATTTTTCATAGGTGTGCAATTCCACCCTGAGTTCGGCTCTCGGCCTATGAAAGCCCATCCACTTTTTATAGGTTTTGTTCAGGCAGCGCTTAAACGGCAGAGAGTAGTGGAAAAGTAA
- a CDS encoding 2-oxoacid:acceptor oxidoreductase family protein: MQNEIIIAGFGGQGVLLAGTLLAQAAIEQGLHTTWFPSYGAEMRGGTANSTVVISTDEIGSPLAFNPNALIALNEPSLNKFMPRMIEGSVIIVNSSIISSGKEYKIKPIFVPVTDIADKEIKNVKTANLVAVGALIKALEPYANGNCNDDYSMRRQNDRETEGYLCDLEDTKVLTLKSALAACEKAFSSKPSLIEINKKALMAGYDCLEAEKLRVDRSCIR, translated from the coding sequence ATGCAAAATGAAATAATAATAGCGGGATTTGGCGGTCAGGGTGTATTATTGGCAGGGACATTACTTGCTCAGGCAGCGATAGAGCAAGGGCTGCATACTACATGGTTTCCGTCTTATGGAGCAGAAATGCGTGGTGGAACGGCAAATTCTACAGTTGTAATTTCAACGGATGAAATAGGCTCTCCGCTTGCTTTTAATCCAAATGCATTGATAGCTTTAAACGAACCTTCCCTGAATAAATTTATGCCTAGGATGATTGAAGGATCGGTAATCATTGTCAATTCTTCGATAATTTCTTCAGGCAAAGAATATAAGATAAAACCTATTTTCGTCCCTGTTACCGATATAGCTGATAAAGAAATTAAAAATGTGAAAACCGCAAATTTAGTTGCAGTAGGAGCATTGATAAAAGCGTTAGAACCCTATGCAAACGGCAATTGCAACGATGATTATAGCATGCGAAGACAAAATGACCGGGAAACAGAAGGATATCTTTGTGACCTTGAAGACACAAAAGTTCTTACTTTAAAAAGTGCTTTGGCAGCATGCGAAAAAGCTTTCTCTTCGAAGCCATCATTGATTGAAATAAATAAAAAAGCCCTTATGGCTGGCTATGATTGTTTAGAAGCCGAGAAGCTGAGAGTTGACAGGAGCTGTATCCGTTAA
- a CDS encoding extracellular solute-binding protein has protein sequence MHKDLPAGEIAAGIMYTSQVTSAKLAKPSFKLVFPSEGMGFGVISAFIPVNAPNPETAYAFIDFLLDGKNAKKNYEFSVNLVADKLIQPPYKEFLTLPESLDKSKMEILRNMSPEAAHEVI, from the coding sequence ATGCATAAAGATTTGCCGGCTGGCGAAATAGCTGCCGGAATAATGTATACTTCGCAAGTAACTTCGGCAAAACTTGCAAAGCCTTCTTTTAAGCTTGTGTTTCCTTCGGAGGGAATGGGCTTTGGCGTAATATCGGCTTTTATTCCAGTAAACGCACCCAATCCTGAGACCGCTTACGCTTTTATAGACTTTTTACTTGACGGCAAAAATGCAAAAAAGAATTATGAGTTCAGCGTAAATTTGGTGGCCGATAAGCTTATACAGCCGCCTTACAAGGAATTTTTGACTTTGCCTGAGTCTTTAGACAAAAGCAAAATGGAGATACTTAGAAATATGTCTCCTGAAGCTGCTCACGAAGTAATTTAG